The Myxococcota bacterium DNA segment TGGTCGTGCTCGACCGCCTCGGCGGCCAGCTCTGGACTCACGCCCTCGGCCGCCAGCCGGGTCACGAGGTCTTCGCGTCCCAGCCGAGTCAGTCCGGGCTCGATCAAGTCGAGCACGCGTGACTCGTCGCGCGCGGTGCCGATCAGCAGCGGCACGCCGGGACCTTCGGGTGCGCCCGCCGGATCGAGCGGAGCGCGCGGCAGGCGCTCGCCGTCGACGACCGGGCGGAAGCCGCCCGCGTGTCTCTGCGCGGCCAGCAGGTCGGCCAGCGGCAGGCCGGCGAGCTTCGCGCCGTCGCGCGGCAACAGCTCGAGCGCGCGCAGGAACGCGGCGCGGCGCGCCTCGGCGCGCTCCAGTGAGTCGACCTCGTATCGGCCGCTGGCGAGGATCGCGCGCTGGCACAGCGGGCGCGCGGCCGGCATCGCCATGAGACACCCGACGGCCGTCGCGCCCGCGCCGTGACCGAACAGGGTCACGCGCGCCGGGTCGCCGCCGAAGGCGTCGATCTCGTCGCGCACCCACTCGAGGCCGGCCAGCAGGTCGAGCAGCCCCAGGTTGGGCGCGAAGAAGCCGAGCGCCCCGAGCCGGTACTGCAGTGACACCACCACCAGGTCGCCGCCGCGCGCCAGGCGCCGGCCGCGAATGCACGGCTCGCCCGTCGATCCCTCCTGGAAGCCGCCGCCGTGCACGAACACCAGCACCGGCCGCGGCACGCCGTCGAAGCCCGCGGTCCACAGGTCGAGCGCGAGACAGTCCTCGCTCTGTTTCTCGGCGCGTTCGCCCAAGAGCGCCGCGAAGCGCGAGGCGTTCTGCGGTGCGGCGGGCGCCGGGTCACCGCAGTCGCGCACCCCGGGCCAGGGCTCGGCGGGCGCGGGCGGGCGCAGCCGCAGCGCACCGAGCGGCGGCCGCGCGTACGGAATGCCGCGAAAGGCGGTCACACCGCGGTCGAGGCGGCCGCGGACTCGGCCCGAGCGGGTGTCGACGACGAGGGGCAAGGGGTGAGGAGCTCCTGCACGCGAGCCTACCACGGCGCATCTCGCGCGCCGCACTCCGGCTAAGATCTGCCGCGCGCATGCGCAGCAGAGCGGCAGATTCGGCAGACCCGTGGTCACGCCTGCAGGCCGGACTGCCGGCGTTGCCCTGGCTCGCGGCCGCGCTCGGAGTGATTCCGCTCGTGCTGCACGGCTTCCCGCAGGGCCACGACTGGAGCTTCGAGCTCCTGCGCGTGAGTGAGTACCAGGCGGCCTGGGCGGCGGCGCAGCGGCCACCGTATTGGGCCGGGAACCTGTACGGCGGCTACGGCTCGCCGGTGTTCCTGTTCTACGCCCCTCTGTTCTCGGCGGCGGCGTCGGCGGCGGGGTGGCTCGCGGGCTCTGTGCCGCGCGGGGCGACGGCGGTGCTGGTGGCGGCCTCGCTGGCCTCGGTGCCCGCCGTGCGGGCCTTCCTGGCCGGCCTGCTCGACGCGCTGGGCGTGCGCTCGCCCGCGGCGGTGCGGCTCGGGACCGTCTGCTTCCTGCTCCACCCGTATCTGCTGTGCGACAAGTGGGCGCGCAACGCCGACGCGGAGTTTCTCGCGCTTTGTCTCCTGCCGGTGCCGTTGGCGGGCGTGACCGCCGCGGCGCGCGCGCCGCTCCGGGCGTTCGCGGCCATCTCGGCCGGGCTCGCCGGCGTGGCGCTGGCGCACAACCTGACGGCCGGAGTGGCGGTGGCCGCGGTGCTGGCCAGCGCGCTCGCGCTGCACGGGCGGGGCACGCGAATCACCTGGGCCGCGGTGGCGGGCGGGCTCGCGGCGGGGCTCGCGCTCTCGGCCTTCTTCTGGCTGCCGGTGCTGGCGCTGCGCGACTGGATCCGGCCCGAGGAGCTCGTGCGCGGCAAGTTCGACTACCGGAGCCAGTTCCAGTCACTGACCGATGTTTTCGGCTACGGGCGCTTCTTCTC contains these protein-coding regions:
- a CDS encoding carboxylesterase family protein translates to MPLVVDTRSGRVRGRLDRGVTAFRGIPYARPPLGALRLRPPAPAEPWPGVRDCGDPAPAAPQNASRFAALLGERAEKQSEDCLALDLWTAGFDGVPRPVLVFVHGGGFQEGSTGEPCIRGRRLARGGDLVVVSLQYRLGALGFFAPNLGLLDLLAGLEWVRDEIDAFGGDPARVTLFGHGAGATAVGCLMAMPAARPLCQRAILASGRYEVDSLERAEARRAAFLRALELLPRDGAKLAGLPLADLLAAQRHAGGFRPVVDGERLPRAPLDPAGAPEGPGVPLLIGTARDESRVLDLIEPGLTRLGREDLVTRLAAEGVSPELAAEAVEHDHRASPHALFHRVATELLYRAPAQRLADQAAERGAPVFQYRFDLSGATGLGDTGAFHGLDLPLVFGTRRITPLGRFFESVPEAKPVGRRMRDAFAAFATTGAPRSPLVGAWPRHSPSDRAVFAFSALE